The following are encoded in a window of Mycolicibacterium tusciae JS617 genomic DNA:
- a CDS encoding alcohol dehydrogenase catalytic domain-containing protein, translating into MRIRGAVLEQIGLERPYAESSPLAVTDLDLDPPGPGELLVRIEAAGMCHSDLSVVDGSRVRPVPMLLGHEAAGIVEEAGPGVSAGAVGQRLVMTFLPRCGTCEACATNGLTPCVPGSAANAAGTLMTGERRLSRDGAPIHHHLGVSGFATHAVVDRRSVVPVPADVPAEVAALLGCAVLTGGGAVINAGRPRQGDTVIVVGLGGVGMAAVLTALSHDDVRVIGVDQLPAKLELARTMGAHEAYTPDEAREAGLKAAVVIEAVGHPQAVETAVELTAAGGRTVCVGLPRPDARINLSPLGFVAEGRSLIGSYLGSAVPSREIPHFVGLWRAGRLPVESLVSSTITLDEINSGMDQLADGKAVRQIIRFE; encoded by the coding sequence ATGAGGATCCGTGGCGCCGTACTCGAACAGATTGGTCTCGAGAGGCCATATGCCGAATCCAGCCCGCTCGCGGTGACAGACCTCGACCTGGATCCGCCCGGTCCGGGCGAACTCCTCGTCCGCATCGAGGCCGCGGGCATGTGCCATTCCGACCTGTCGGTGGTCGACGGCAGCCGGGTCCGACCGGTGCCGATGCTGCTCGGACACGAGGCGGCCGGCATTGTCGAGGAGGCGGGGCCCGGCGTGTCGGCCGGAGCCGTCGGGCAGCGCCTGGTGATGACCTTCCTACCGAGGTGCGGTACTTGTGAGGCATGCGCGACCAACGGGCTCACCCCATGCGTGCCCGGGAGCGCGGCCAACGCGGCAGGCACCCTGATGACCGGCGAACGCAGGCTCTCCCGCGACGGAGCGCCGATCCACCACCATCTCGGGGTCTCCGGCTTCGCGACCCACGCGGTCGTGGACCGTCGATCGGTCGTGCCCGTTCCTGCCGACGTCCCTGCCGAGGTCGCGGCGCTGCTCGGGTGTGCCGTGCTGACCGGCGGCGGCGCGGTGATCAATGCGGGACGCCCGCGGCAGGGCGACACCGTGATCGTGGTCGGCCTCGGTGGCGTCGGCATGGCCGCGGTGCTCACCGCGCTCTCGCATGACGACGTTCGCGTCATCGGTGTCGACCAGTTGCCCGCCAAGCTCGAGCTGGCACGAACCATGGGTGCGCACGAGGCATATACGCCGGACGAGGCGCGCGAGGCCGGGCTCAAGGCCGCTGTGGTGATCGAGGCGGTCGGCCATCCGCAGGCGGTTGAGACCGCCGTCGAACTCACCGCCGCGGGCGGCCGGACCGTCTGCGTCGGGCTCCCCCGGCCCGATGCCCGAATCAACCTGTCGCCGTTGGGCTTTGTCGCCGAGGGTCGGTCGCTGATCGGCAGCTATCTCGGCTCCGCCGTGCCCTCACGGGAGATCCCGCACTTCGTCGGACTGTGGCGGGCGGGCCGGTTGCCGGTCGAGTCGCTCGTATCGTCGACGATCACGCTGGACGAAATCAACTCAGGGATGGACCAACTCGCCGACGGCAAAGCGGTGAGGCAGATCATCCGGTTCGAGTAG
- a CDS encoding MlaE family ABC transporter permease produces MSTTQVLRSRFPRGFSRGTGVVTAPAKFLDSVGHVAWFVVTAIGSIGHAFRYYRKEMLRLIAEIGMGTGAMAVIGGTVAIVGFVTLSGSSLVAIQGFASLGNIGVEAFTGFFAALINVRIAAPVVAGQALAATVGAGATAELGAMRISEEIDALEVMGIKSISYLVSTRIVAGFVVIIPLYAMAIIMSFLSAQVTTTVFYGQSIGTYEHYFRTFLRADDVMWSFVQAIIISVIVMLNHCYYGYFASGGPVGVGEAVGRSMRASLVAIVCVVLFASLALYGVDPNFNLTV; encoded by the coding sequence GTGTCGACAACCCAGGTCCTGCGTTCTCGGTTCCCGCGGGGGTTCTCGCGAGGAACCGGCGTCGTCACGGCCCCGGCGAAGTTCCTCGACAGTGTCGGGCACGTCGCATGGTTCGTCGTCACGGCCATCGGCTCGATCGGTCACGCCTTTCGCTATTACCGCAAGGAGATGCTGCGGCTGATCGCCGAGATCGGTATGGGCACCGGTGCCATGGCCGTCATCGGCGGAACCGTTGCGATCGTCGGCTTCGTCACGCTGTCGGGTTCGTCACTGGTCGCGATCCAGGGCTTCGCCTCGCTGGGCAATATCGGTGTCGAGGCGTTCACCGGATTCTTCGCCGCGCTGATCAATGTGCGCATCGCCGCGCCTGTGGTCGCGGGGCAGGCGCTGGCCGCGACGGTCGGCGCCGGCGCCACCGCCGAACTGGGTGCCATGCGGATCAGCGAGGAGATCGATGCCCTCGAGGTGATGGGCATCAAGTCGATCTCGTATCTGGTGTCCACCCGGATCGTGGCAGGCTTCGTGGTGATCATCCCGCTGTACGCGATGGCGATCATCATGAGCTTCCTGTCCGCGCAGGTGACGACCACGGTCTTCTACGGCCAGTCGATCGGCACCTACGAGCACTACTTCCGCACCTTCCTGCGCGCCGACGACGTCATGTGGTCGTTCGTGCAGGCGATCATCATCTCGGTCATCGTGATGCTCAACCACTGCTACTACGGCTACTTCGCCAGTGGCGGGCCGGTGGGCGTGGGCGAGGCCGTGGGCCGGTCGATGCGCGCCTCCCTGGTCGCGATCGTCTGCGTGGTCCTGTTCGCATCGTTGGCGCTCTACGGCGTCGACCCGAACTTCAACCTGACGGTGTAG
- a CDS encoding SRPBCC family protein, which translates to MPFVSKTVEVEAPAEAIMGIVADFESYPLWNDEIKGCWVLARYDDGRPSQLRLDVVVQGQSGTFITAVYYPAENQLQTVLQQGEFFSKQEQKFSVVAMGATSLLTVDLDVETTLPIPAQFVKKAIGDTLDYLAGKLKTRAEELAAG; encoded by the coding sequence ATGCCGTTCGTGAGCAAGACCGTCGAGGTGGAAGCCCCCGCCGAGGCGATCATGGGGATCGTCGCCGACTTCGAGTCGTACCCGTTGTGGAACGACGAGATCAAGGGGTGCTGGGTGCTGGCTCGCTACGACGACGGCCGACCCAGCCAGTTGCGTCTGGACGTGGTTGTCCAGGGCCAGTCGGGCACGTTCATCACCGCGGTCTACTACCCCGCTGAGAATCAGCTCCAGACGGTGCTGCAGCAGGGTGAGTTCTTTTCCAAGCAGGAGCAGAAGTTCTCGGTGGTCGCGATGGGGGCGACCTCGCTTCTGACGGTCGACCTCGATGTCGAGACCACTCTGCCGATCCCGGCCCAGTTCGTGAAGAAGGCCATCGGAGACACGCTCGACTATCTGGCGGGCAAGCTGAAGACTCGCGCCGAGGAACTCGCCGCAGGCTGA
- a CDS encoding MCE family protein: MTAPLNTPRTPPYKLAGLVLTLLVIVAIVLVYFQFRGDFLKREQLTMMSARAGLSMDPGAKVTFNGVEIGRVATVNAVDVGGEPRAKIILDVDPKYIKLIPKNVTANISATTVFGNKYISFTSPKDPSSQRITSSDVIDVTKVTTEFNTLFETVVSVAKQVDPIKLNQTLAATAEALDGLGDRFGQSITNGNEILDDLNPQMPQIRRDNQLLADLGEVYADAAPNLFDGLQNAVTTARTLNQEQGNIDQALMAAVGFGNTGADIFERGGPYLVRGAEDLIRPSEILDEYSPALFCTIRNFHDVEPKVAASLGGNGYSLRTWSSLMGLGAGNPYVYPDNLPRVNARGGPEGKPGCWQPITRDLWPAPHLVMDTGASIAPYNHFELGQPILIEYVWGRQIGENTINP, from the coding sequence ATGACCGCACCGTTGAATACGCCTCGCACCCCGCCGTACAAGCTCGCCGGCCTGGTGCTGACGCTTTTGGTGATCGTCGCCATCGTGCTGGTGTACTTCCAGTTCCGCGGGGACTTCCTGAAGCGCGAACAGCTGACGATGATGTCGGCGCGGGCGGGTCTGTCGATGGACCCCGGCGCGAAGGTCACCTTCAACGGGGTGGAGATCGGCCGGGTCGCCACGGTGAACGCGGTGGACGTCGGAGGTGAGCCGAGGGCCAAGATCATCCTGGACGTGGATCCCAAGTACATCAAGCTGATTCCGAAGAACGTCACCGCCAACATCAGCGCCACGACGGTGTTCGGCAACAAGTACATCTCGTTCACCTCGCCGAAAGACCCGTCCTCGCAACGCATCACGTCGTCCGACGTGATTGACGTGACCAAGGTGACCACCGAGTTCAACACCTTGTTCGAAACCGTCGTATCGGTCGCGAAACAGGTGGATCCGATCAAGCTGAACCAGACGCTGGCGGCCACCGCAGAGGCGCTGGACGGCCTGGGTGACCGCTTCGGCCAGTCGATCACCAACGGAAACGAGATCCTCGACGACCTCAATCCTCAGATGCCCCAGATCCGGCGGGACAACCAGCTGCTGGCCGACCTCGGCGAGGTGTACGCCGATGCCGCTCCGAATCTGTTCGACGGCCTGCAGAACGCGGTCACCACGGCCCGCACGCTCAACCAGGAGCAGGGCAACATCGACCAGGCGCTGATGGCGGCGGTCGGCTTCGGCAACACCGGCGCCGACATCTTCGAGCGCGGCGGCCCCTACCTGGTCCGCGGCGCGGAGGATCTGATCCGGCCGTCGGAGATCCTGGACGAGTACAGCCCGGCGCTGTTCTGCACGATCCGTAACTTCCACGATGTCGAACCTAAGGTGGCGGCGTCACTGGGCGGCAACGGCTATTCGCTGCGGACCTGGTCGAGCCTCATGGGCTTGGGCGCGGGCAACCCCTACGTCTATCCGGATAACCTGCCGCGCGTGAACGCCAGGGGCGGCCCGGAGGGCAAACCCGGCTGCTGGCAGCCCATCACGCGTGACCTGTGGCCGGCCCCGCACCTCGTGATGGACACGGGTGCGTCGATCGCGCCGTACAACCACTTCGAATTGGGCCAGCCGATCCTGATCGAGTACGTCTGGGGCCGCCAGATCGGGGAGAACACGATCAACCCATGA
- a CDS encoding virulence factor Mce family protein — MKITGTAIKLGAFSLVLLLFTAIIIVVFGQMRFDRTTGYSAVFSNASGLRAGQFVRAAGVEVGKVSNVELINNGSMVKVDFDVDRSLPLFEGTTASIRYLNLIGDRYMELKRGESDRRLPGGGTIPVELTEPALDLDALIGGFRPVFRALDPDKVNTIAQSLITIFQGQGGTINDILDQTASLTSALADRDQAIGEVIRNLNTVLDTTVKHQQQFDETVQDFQALITGLNDRRDPIASSVADISDAAGTIADLLADNRPLLQSTVGHLEAIQQPLVDQRDKLNDILTRLPTAFKIIGRAGGIYGDFFNFYSCDISLRLNGLQPGGPVRTVKLFSQPSGRCTPQ, encoded by the coding sequence ATGAAAATCACCGGGACAGCTATCAAGCTCGGCGCCTTCTCTCTGGTGCTGTTGCTGTTCACCGCGATCATCATCGTGGTGTTCGGCCAGATGCGTTTCGACCGCACCACCGGCTACTCAGCGGTGTTCTCAAACGCCAGCGGGCTCCGAGCAGGACAGTTCGTCCGTGCGGCCGGTGTGGAGGTCGGCAAGGTCTCCAACGTCGAGCTCATCAACAACGGATCGATGGTCAAGGTCGACTTCGACGTGGACCGCTCGCTGCCGCTGTTCGAGGGCACCACCGCTTCGATCCGCTATCTGAACCTCATCGGCGACCGGTACATGGAGCTCAAGCGGGGCGAGAGCGACCGGCGGCTGCCCGGCGGGGGCACCATCCCGGTCGAACTTACCGAGCCCGCCCTTGACCTCGACGCGTTGATCGGCGGCTTCCGCCCGGTGTTCCGGGCCCTTGACCCGGACAAGGTCAACACCATCGCCCAGTCGCTCATCACGATTTTCCAGGGGCAGGGTGGCACCATAAATGACATTCTCGACCAGACCGCGTCACTGACCTCAGCGTTGGCCGACCGCGACCAGGCGATCGGAGAGGTGATCCGCAACCTCAACACCGTGCTCGACACCACGGTCAAGCATCAGCAGCAGTTCGACGAGACGGTGCAGGATTTCCAGGCGCTCATCACAGGACTGAACGACAGACGCGATCCGATCGCCTCCTCGGTGGCCGATATCAGCGACGCTGCGGGCACCATCGCGGATCTACTGGCGGACAACCGCCCACTGCTGCAGAGCACCGTCGGCCATCTCGAGGCCATCCAGCAGCCGCTGGTCGACCAGCGCGACAAGCTCAACGACATCCTGACCAGGCTCCCGACCGCGTTCAAGATCATCGGGCGGGCCGGTGGAATCTACGGCGACTTCTTCAATTTCTACTCGTGCGACATATCGCTGCGGCTGAACGGGCTACAGCCCGGCGGTCCGGTGCGCACGGTCAAGCTCTTCAGCCAGCCGTCGGGTAGGTGCACGCCGCAATGA
- a CDS encoding MlaE family ABC transporter permease: protein MTASTDIVGYVRDQIRPGLTAVGGFVRMCVLTAKATFKSPFQWREFILQGWFLMRVAFLPTVAVSIPLTVLLIFTLNILLTEFGAADISGAGAALAAVTQLGPLVTVLVVAGAGSTAICADLGARTIREEIDALEVLGIDPIHRLVVPRVIASTFVALLLNGAVITIGLVGGFIFGVYLQNVSAGAYVSTLTLVTGLPEVLISVVKAMTFGLIAGLVGCYRGLTVAGGAKGVGTAVNETLVLCVIALFAVNVVLTTIGVRFGTGS, encoded by the coding sequence GTGACGGCGTCGACCGACATCGTCGGTTACGTCCGCGACCAGATACGGCCAGGTCTGACCGCCGTGGGCGGATTCGTTCGCATGTGCGTGCTCACCGCCAAAGCAACTTTCAAGTCGCCGTTCCAGTGGCGCGAGTTCATCCTCCAGGGCTGGTTCCTGATGCGGGTGGCCTTCCTGCCGACCGTCGCGGTGTCGATCCCGCTGACCGTGCTCCTGATATTCACGCTCAACATCCTGCTCACGGAGTTCGGCGCCGCCGACATCTCCGGGGCGGGCGCCGCGCTGGCCGCCGTCACCCAGCTCGGCCCCCTGGTGACCGTGCTCGTGGTGGCAGGCGCCGGCTCGACGGCCATCTGCGCCGACCTCGGCGCCCGCACCATCCGCGAGGAGATCGACGCACTCGAGGTGCTCGGCATCGACCCGATCCATCGCCTGGTGGTCCCACGCGTGATCGCCTCGACGTTCGTAGCGCTTCTGCTCAACGGCGCTGTCATCACCATCGGTTTGGTCGGCGGCTTCATCTTCGGCGTATATCTGCAGAACGTCTCCGCTGGCGCCTATGTCTCCACCCTCACCCTCGTGACCGGGCTGCCCGAGGTGCTGATCTCGGTCGTGAAGGCCATGACTTTCGGCCTGATCGCCGGTTTGGTCGGCTGCTACCGCGGACTCACCGTCGCCGGTGGCGCCAAAGGCGTCGGGACCGCGGTCAACGAGACGCTGGTGTTGTGCGTGATCGCCCTGTTCGCGGTCAACGTGGTGCTGACCACGATCGGTGTCCGATTCGGAACGGGGAGCTGA
- the fadD5 gene encoding fatty-acid--CoA ligase FadD5: protein MPEPTEQPFLARRQNWTNQLARHSLMQPGETALRFLGRTTTWRELDDRVAALAGALSRRGVAASDRVLILMLNRTEFIESFLAINKLGAIAVPVNFRMTPPEIAFLVSDCQARVVITESVLAGVATAVRDIDKTLTTVIVAGPMTDDNTIGTIRYDDVLAEAGEEPPIVDIGNDSPALIMYTSGTTGRPKGAVLTHTNIAGQAMTFLFTNGADLNSDVGFIGVPLFHIAGIGNMIVGLLLGRPTVVYPLGAFDPGALLDVLEAEAVTGIFLVPAQWQAVVAEQRARPRNLKLRVLSWGAAPASDTLLRSMSETFPGAQILAAFGQTEMSPVTCMLLGDDAVRKLGSVGKVIPTVSARVVDENMNDVEIGQVGEIVYRAPTLMAGYWNNPKATAEAFAGGWFHSGDLVRQDEEGYIWVVDRKKDMIISGGENIYCAEVENVLAGHPSIVEVAVIGRPDDKWGEVPVAVIALRAGDLALVDVEGFLSERLARYKHPKALEIVDALPRNPAGKVLKTELRVRFGAAKQIDAGKSDASSTVSAGAQEI, encoded by the coding sequence ATGCCAGAGCCAACCGAACAACCGTTTCTCGCGCGTCGGCAGAACTGGACCAACCAACTCGCACGGCACTCGCTGATGCAGCCCGGCGAGACAGCACTGCGCTTCCTGGGCCGCACCACCACCTGGCGCGAACTGGATGACCGGGTCGCCGCCCTGGCCGGGGCGCTGAGCAGGCGGGGAGTCGCAGCCTCCGACCGGGTGCTGATCCTGATGCTCAATCGCACGGAGTTCATCGAGTCGTTCCTGGCGATCAACAAGCTCGGGGCCATCGCCGTACCGGTCAACTTCCGGATGACCCCGCCCGAGATCGCCTTCCTGGTGAGCGACTGCCAGGCCCGTGTGGTGATCACCGAGTCGGTGCTCGCCGGGGTCGCGACCGCGGTCCGCGACATCGACAAGACGCTGACCACCGTGATCGTCGCGGGTCCTATGACCGACGACAACACGATCGGAACGATCCGCTACGACGATGTGCTGGCCGAAGCCGGCGAGGAACCGCCGATCGTCGATATCGGAAACGACTCGCCCGCGCTGATCATGTACACCTCGGGCACCACCGGCAGGCCCAAGGGCGCCGTGCTCACCCACACCAACATTGCCGGGCAGGCGATGACGTTCCTTTTCACCAACGGCGCCGACCTCAACAGCGACGTCGGATTCATCGGTGTCCCGCTGTTCCACATCGCGGGTATCGGGAACATGATCGTCGGCCTGCTGCTCGGCAGGCCCACAGTGGTCTATCCGTTGGGCGCGTTCGATCCCGGCGCGTTGCTCGACGTCCTCGAGGCCGAGGCGGTCACCGGCATCTTCCTGGTGCCCGCGCAATGGCAGGCGGTGGTCGCCGAACAACGGGCACGTCCGCGGAACCTGAAACTACGCGTGTTGTCGTGGGGAGCGGCACCGGCGTCAGATACCTTGCTGCGCAGCATGTCTGAAACCTTCCCTGGAGCGCAGATCCTCGCCGCGTTCGGCCAGACGGAGATGTCTCCGGTGACGTGCATGCTGCTGGGCGACGACGCTGTCCGGAAACTCGGCTCGGTTGGGAAGGTCATTCCCACGGTGTCCGCGCGCGTCGTCGACGAGAACATGAACGACGTCGAGATTGGCCAAGTCGGTGAAATCGTCTACCGCGCGCCCACACTGATGGCCGGGTACTGGAACAACCCCAAGGCCACCGCCGAGGCCTTCGCCGGTGGCTGGTTCCATTCCGGAGACCTCGTGCGCCAGGACGAAGAGGGCTACATCTGGGTCGTGGACCGCAAGAAGGACATGATCATCTCGGGCGGCGAGAACATCTACTGCGCAGAGGTCGAAAACGTCCTCGCCGGACACCCCTCGATCGTCGAGGTGGCAGTGATCGGCCGTCCTGACGACAAGTGGGGCGAGGTGCCGGTGGCAGTGATCGCACTCCGTGCCGGGGATCTCGCGCTCGTCGACGTTGAGGGTTTCCTGTCGGAGCGCCTCGCGAGATACAAGCATCCGAAGGCGCTGGAGATCGTCGACGCGCTCCCTCGCAACCCCGCTGGCAAAGTGCTCAAAACGGAACTACGGGTGCGCTTTGGCGCGGCAAAGCAGATTGACGCAGGCAAAAGTGATGCTTCATCAACCGTTTCTGCTGGCGCACAAGAGATTTAG
- a CDS encoding class I SAM-dependent methyltransferase, producing MTEIADITSSTEARGNPPSAAWLRIFALVYDPFLWLGENAGMRHRRGTLLADAYGRAVEIGAGTGLNIAHYPEAVTELILIEPEPGMRNKLARRMPRHDCATKIVDASAEYLPLADASVDTVVSTLALCTVDEPERALREIARVLRPGGQLLFIEHVRASSRLLATWQDKLAEPWRRFAGGCRCNRDTVERMRACGFNVAAQNVVWRGMPAIVHPLAMGRATRTVRTTDEHQIRRETT from the coding sequence ATGACCGAAATCGCCGACATCACATCAAGTACCGAAGCACGGGGCAACCCGCCATCTGCCGCATGGCTGCGGATTTTCGCTCTCGTGTACGACCCGTTCCTCTGGCTGGGGGAGAACGCAGGCATGCGTCACCGCCGCGGCACGCTGCTGGCCGACGCCTATGGCCGCGCCGTCGAAATCGGCGCAGGCACCGGGCTCAACATCGCCCACTATCCGGAGGCGGTCACCGAGCTGATACTGATCGAGCCCGAGCCCGGGATGCGCAATAAACTCGCGCGTCGCATGCCCCGACATGACTGCGCCACAAAGATTGTCGACGCGTCGGCAGAGTATCTGCCGCTCGCCGATGCGTCCGTGGACACCGTCGTTTCGACGCTGGCCCTATGCACGGTCGACGAGCCCGAACGTGCGCTGCGCGAGATTGCGCGGGTACTCCGGCCGGGCGGGCAACTGCTGTTCATCGAACATGTGCGCGCGAGCTCGCGGCTACTGGCGACGTGGCAGGACAAGCTCGCCGAACCGTGGCGCCGCTTTGCAGGTGGCTGTCGCTGCAACCGCGACACCGTCGAGCGCATGCGCGCCTGCGGCTTCAACGTCGCGGCCCAAAACGTCGTGTGGCGCGGCATGCCCGCGATCGTCCACCCGCTCGCCATGGGTCGCGCGACACGAACCGTCAGAACCACTGATGAACACCAAATCCGAAGGGAAACAACATGA
- a CDS encoding acyl-CoA thioesterase, producing the protein MTEQSLTSADFPVHWPVTTRWTDNDMFGHLNNAVYYALFDTAINGWINTKCDIDPLTAPWLGVVAESGCQYFAELRFPEPLFVGIAVTRLGNSSVTYRLGLWQDGEPNEPTAAVGHWVHVYVDRAHRRPVPIPAAIRSLLEKARVD; encoded by the coding sequence ATGACCGAGCAATCGCTCACCAGCGCCGACTTTCCCGTGCACTGGCCCGTGACAACCAGGTGGACTGACAACGACATGTTCGGTCACCTCAACAATGCCGTCTACTACGCGCTGTTCGACACGGCGATCAACGGCTGGATCAACACCAAGTGCGATATCGACCCGCTGACGGCGCCCTGGTTGGGCGTCGTCGCCGAGTCGGGATGCCAGTACTTCGCCGAATTGCGGTTCCCCGAACCACTTTTCGTCGGCATTGCAGTCACGCGACTGGGAAACAGCAGCGTCACCTACCGGTTGGGGCTGTGGCAGGACGGTGAGCCCAATGAACCCACAGCGGCCGTCGGCCACTGGGTACACGTCTACGTCGACCGGGCGCACCGCAGGCCCGTGCCGATTCCGGCCGCGATTCGCTCCCTGCTCGAAAAGGCACGCGTCGACTAG
- a CDS encoding alpha/beta fold hydrolase, whose product MLEQSEIRFLPVGGRRVAYEVRGSGPPLVAPAWWVSHLELDWQNADFRRFWEGVADGYTLIRYDRLGVGMSDRTLHDSDLTLECEVAALRALVDELGLDRVSLVGGSSGSCTAIAFAAAFPERVERLVLYGSYPDGTALTAPGVGEAIVAAIQAHWGLGSRLLGDIFLGRADADEHERFGRLQREAATAETAAAVLALVYRLDIRDRLALVRSPTLVVHRRDDRAVPYRLGREVAAAIPGATFIPLKGSAHFPWHGDADSVVRACRESLGPVQQAARHGSEQDQIEQVLSVREREILACMARGLSDREIAAHLVLSPHTVHRHVANIRRKLGRTSRTAAVAEAARLGIL is encoded by the coding sequence ATGCTGGAACAGTCCGAGATTCGGTTTCTGCCCGTCGGCGGGCGCCGCGTAGCGTACGAGGTGCGCGGTAGCGGCCCACCGCTGGTCGCTCCGGCATGGTGGGTGAGTCACCTCGAACTCGACTGGCAGAACGCCGACTTTCGCCGGTTCTGGGAGGGAGTCGCCGACGGATACACACTGATCCGGTACGACCGGCTCGGAGTTGGCATGTCGGACCGCACGCTGCATGATTCCGATCTGACCCTCGAATGCGAGGTCGCGGCGCTGCGCGCACTCGTCGACGAGCTGGGGCTCGATCGCGTTTCGCTCGTCGGCGGCTCCTCTGGGAGCTGTACCGCAATTGCGTTCGCCGCAGCATTCCCCGAGCGCGTCGAGCGGTTGGTGTTGTACGGGTCCTACCCGGACGGAACGGCACTGACGGCGCCCGGTGTGGGCGAGGCGATTGTGGCTGCGATACAAGCACATTGGGGCCTGGGTTCACGCCTTCTCGGCGATATCTTTCTCGGCAGAGCCGACGCTGACGAGCACGAACGCTTCGGTCGGTTGCAGCGTGAGGCGGCGACGGCGGAAACTGCGGCCGCGGTATTGGCTCTCGTCTATCGCCTCGATATTCGCGACCGCCTTGCGCTCGTTCGCTCGCCAACGCTGGTGGTGCATCGCCGTGACGACCGTGCCGTGCCGTACCGGCTCGGGCGCGAGGTCGCGGCCGCGATTCCCGGCGCAACATTCATCCCGCTGAAAGGAAGCGCGCACTTTCCGTGGCACGGTGACGCCGATTCCGTTGTTCGCGCATGCCGCGAATCGCTGGGACCGGTGCAACAGGCAGCGCGCCACGGAAGCGAGCAGGACCAGATCGAGCAGGTTCTTTCGGTCCGTGAGCGTGAAATCCTCGCGTGTATGGCGCGCGGTCTCAGTGATCGCGAGATCGCGGCGCACCTGGTGCTCAGCCCGCACACCGTTCACCGCCACGTCGCGAACATCCGCCGCAAGCTGGGCCGCACCTCACGAACTGCCGCCGTCGCGGAAGCCGCGCGTCTCGGAATCTTGTGA
- a CDS encoding GntR family transcriptional regulator encodes MNAPPRTRAVARRAVRREQLSDEVAARLRTDIMIGNLRSGTFIRLDETAAALGVSITPVREALRTLRGEGMVALEPHRGHVVVPLSRRDVEDIFWLQATIAKELAATAAAQITEAEIDELERLNDALAEAVDHHEPDEIASAEFTFHRAFNRSAGRIKLAWFLLHVARYLPGHIYATSPQWGVSAVAGHREMIAALRRGDVDTAVRLTGDEFTDGAQRLIARLDETKLWG; translated from the coding sequence GTGAACGCACCCCCGCGAACCCGGGCCGTGGCGCGGCGTGCGGTGCGGCGCGAACAGCTATCCGACGAGGTCGCGGCGCGGCTGCGCACCGACATCATGATCGGCAACCTGCGGTCGGGGACCTTCATCCGGCTGGACGAGACCGCCGCTGCACTAGGGGTCAGCATCACACCGGTCCGCGAGGCACTGCGCACCCTGCGCGGCGAGGGCATGGTGGCGCTCGAACCGCACCGCGGCCACGTCGTCGTTCCACTGTCGCGCCGCGACGTCGAGGACATCTTCTGGCTCCAGGCCACCATCGCCAAGGAGCTGGCGGCAACGGCGGCCGCCCAGATCACCGAGGCGGAGATCGACGAGCTGGAGCGGCTCAACGACGCACTGGCCGAGGCCGTCGACCACCATGAGCCCGACGAGATCGCTTCCGCGGAGTTCACGTTCCACCGCGCGTTCAACAGGTCTGCCGGGCGCATCAAGCTGGCGTGGTTCCTCCTACATGTCGCGCGATATCTGCCCGGGCACATCTACGCGACCAGTCCGCAGTGGGGAGTCTCCGCCGTGGCCGGGCACCGCGAGATGATCGCGGCGCTACGCCGAGGCGATGTCGACACCGCGGTCAGGCTGACCGGCGACGAGTTCACCGACGGCGCGCAACGGCTGATCGCTCGGCTCGACGAGACGAAGTTATGGGGCTGA